From Butyricimonas paravirosa, one genomic window encodes:
- the scpA gene encoding methylmalonyl-CoA mutase — MKPNFKDINIKSTEKATTAAAEWEKANHIEKNWLTPELIPVKPVYTAEDLKGMEHLDYVAGIPPYLRGPYSMMYPMRPWTIRQYAGFSTAEESNAFYRRNLAAGQKGLSVAFDLATHRGYDSDHPRVIGDVGKAGVAVDSIMDMKILFDQIPLDKMSVSMTMNGAVLPILAFYIVAGLEQGATLDQLQGTIQNDILKEFMVRNTYIYPPKFSMKIIADIFEYTSKNMPKFNSISISGYHMQEAGATADIELAYTLADGLEYLRAGVNAGMDIDAFAPRLSFFWAIGMNHFMEIAKMRAGRLLWAKIVKQFNPKNPKSLALRTHSQTSGWSLTEQDPFNNVGRTCIEAMGAALGHTQSLHTNALDEAIALPTDFSARIARNTQIYIQDETTICKSIDPWGGSYYVESLTQELVEKAWAHIQEVEKLGGMAAAIESGIPKLRIEEAAARTQARIDSGAQTIVGTNKYRLEKEDPIDILEVDNTAVREAQIRRLQELKANRNQAEVDAALAAITKCAETGEGNLLELAVDAAKKRASLGEISDACEKVAGRYKAVIRTVSGVYSSVAKEDEDFKKAKELADQFAEMTGRRPRIMIAKMGQDGHDRGAKVVATGYADLGFDVDMGPLFQTPEETAKQAVENDVHVVGVSSLAAGHKTLVPAVIAELKKLGREDILVYVGGVIPHQDYQFLFDAGAIAVFGPGTKVPTSAIQVLEILIDLAKK, encoded by the coding sequence ATGAAACCAAATTTCAAAGATATAAATATCAAGTCAACAGAGAAAGCTACCACTGCCGCTGCAGAATGGGAAAAAGCTAATCACATTGAGAAAAACTGGTTGACACCCGAGCTGATACCGGTAAAACCCGTGTACACGGCTGAAGATTTAAAAGGGATGGAACACTTGGATTATGTTGCCGGTATCCCTCCATATTTACGTGGTCCCTACTCCATGATGTACCCGATGCGTCCTTGGACAATCCGTCAGTATGCCGGATTCTCTACCGCAGAGGAATCAAATGCATTCTATCGTCGTAACTTGGCTGCCGGACAAAAAGGTTTGTCTGTAGCATTCGACTTGGCTACTCACCGTGGATATGACTCAGACCACCCGCGTGTAATCGGTGACGTGGGTAAAGCCGGTGTTGCCGTAGACTCTATCATGGACATGAAGATCTTGTTCGATCAAATTCCATTGGACAAAATGTCTGTATCCATGACGATGAACGGTGCCGTACTTCCTATCTTGGCATTCTATATCGTTGCCGGGTTGGAACAAGGTGCTACTCTTGACCAATTACAAGGAACAATCCAGAATGATATCTTGAAAGAGTTCATGGTGCGTAACACTTATATTTACCCGCCGAAGTTCTCTATGAAGATTATCGCTGACATCTTCGAATACACTTCCAAGAATATGCCGAAGTTCAACTCGATCTCTATCTCCGGATACCACATGCAAGAAGCAGGTGCTACCGCAGATATCGAGTTGGCATACACCTTGGCTGACGGTTTGGAATACTTACGTGCCGGAGTTAATGCCGGAATGGACATCGACGCATTCGCTCCTCGTTTGTCATTCTTCTGGGCTATCGGTATGAACCACTTCATGGAAATTGCCAAGATGAGAGCCGGACGTTTGTTGTGGGCTAAGATCGTTAAACAATTCAACCCGAAAAACCCGAAATCTTTGGCATTGCGTACACACAGCCAGACTTCAGGTTGGTCATTGACCGAGCAAGACCCGTTCAACAACGTGGGTCGTACTTGCATCGAGGCCATGGGAGCTGCTTTGGGACACACGCAATCTTTGCACACCAACGCATTGGATGAGGCTATCGCTCTTCCAACTGACTTCTCTGCTCGTATCGCTCGTAATACCCAGATCTATATTCAAGATGAAACCACCATATGTAAATCAATCGACCCGTGGGGAGGTTCTTACTATGTTGAGAGCTTGACTCAAGAATTGGTTGAAAAAGCATGGGCTCACATCCAAGAAGTTGAGAAATTGGGTGGTATGGCTGCCGCTATCGAATCCGGTATTCCAAAACTCCGTATCGAAGAGGCTGCTGCCCGTACACAAGCACGTATCGACAGTGGAGCTCAAACGATCGTGGGAACCAACAAATACCGTTTGGAAAAAGAAGACCCGATCGATATTCTTGAGGTTGACAACACCGCTGTACGTGAAGCCCAAATCCGTCGTTTGCAAGAATTGAAAGCTAACCGTAACCAAGCTGAGGTTGACGCTGCATTGGCTGCAATCACCAAATGTGCAGAAACAGGAGAAGGAAACTTACTTGAATTAGCTGTTGATGCAGCTAAGAAGAGAGCATCTCTAGGTGAAATTTCAGATGCATGTGAAAAAGTTGCCGGACGTTATAAAGCAGTTATCAGAACCGTGAGTGGAGTATATTCAAGTGTAGCTAAAGAAGACGAAGACTTCAAGAAAGCGAAAGAACTGGCAGACCAGTTTGCAGAAATGACAGGACGTCGTCCGCGTATTATGATCGCTAAAATGGGTCAGGACGGACACGACCGTGGTGCTAAAGTTGTTGCTACGGGTTACGCAGACCTTGGCTTCGACGTGGATATGGGACCGTTGTTCCAAACCCCGGAAGAAACCGCTAAACAAGCCGTTGAGAACGACGTTCATGTTGTCGGAGTATCTTCTCTGGCAGCCGGTCATAAAACGCTTGTACCTGCCGTTATCGCAGAATTGAAGAAATTGGGACGTGAAGACATCCTCGTTTACGTGGGTGGTGTTATTCCTCATCAAGACTACCAATTCTTGTTCGACGCAGGTGCTATCGCCGTATTCGGTCCCGGTACCAAAGTGCCGACAAGTGCTATCCAAGTTCTTGAAATTTTGATCGACTTGGCTAAGAAATAA
- a CDS encoding FecR family protein: MKKDIDDILAAYLNKAPLTEEERQEFEAWKNSSVHNKKVGKLIVKLEKQKQILARHQSHQVVFNKVQHQVRQSKRKRQLIFWSSCAAGIILFIGFFFLLRTENTVTRTQTINQTYISGLALKRPAAELILPDGRKRLLSQEKKAVIVSDSNREMRTDQQTLIVESNTIKTRETEYYTINIPYGAEYNLVLSDGSKIYLNAGSTLRYPDQFIGDKREVFLTGEAYFEVKSDSLHPFIVHASDVAIRVLGTSFNVNAYAEGTWVKTTLVEGRVEAHCGNKNIIMAPGTQVAYNKTTQESDYFPVNVQQFISWKEGYYEFEDMSLEELMQIFTRWYNLNIEFADPKVKEIKFSGRLKRYEDLRPLFEMLEYTRDVNFIIAEDKIIIQRK; the protein is encoded by the coding sequence ATGAAAAAAGACATTGATGACATCCTAGCTGCCTACCTAAATAAAGCTCCATTGACCGAGGAGGAAAGACAGGAATTCGAGGCATGGAAGAATTCTTCCGTCCATAACAAGAAAGTAGGAAAACTGATAGTGAAATTAGAGAAACAAAAACAGATATTAGCCCGGCATCAATCACATCAAGTCGTATTTAACAAAGTTCAACACCAAGTCCGACAAAGCAAAAGAAAACGTCAATTGATCTTTTGGTCATCCTGTGCAGCAGGAATTATCCTATTTATCGGTTTTTTCTTCCTTCTCCGGACGGAGAACACCGTCACGAGAACACAAACGATCAATCAAACGTATATCTCCGGTTTAGCACTTAAAAGACCCGCGGCAGAATTGATTTTACCTGATGGCAGAAAGCGATTACTTAGCCAAGAGAAAAAAGCGGTTATTGTCTCTGACAGTAACAGGGAAATGCGCACTGACCAACAAACTCTAATTGTTGAATCCAATACCATTAAAACGAGAGAGACCGAGTATTACACTATAAACATACCCTACGGGGCAGAATACAATCTAGTACTTTCGGACGGATCGAAGATATATCTCAACGCTGGTAGCACGTTGCGCTATCCGGATCAATTTATCGGGGATAAGAGAGAAGTATTTTTAACCGGAGAGGCCTATTTCGAGGTTAAATCTGATTCCCTCCACCCATTTATCGTTCATGCATCGGATGTTGCAATTCGGGTATTGGGAACTTCTTTCAATGTAAACGCTTATGCTGAAGGGACGTGGGTAAAAACGACCTTGGTAGAAGGGCGGGTGGAGGCCCATTGTGGAAATAAAAATATCATCATGGCTCCCGGTACGCAAGTTGCTTACAATAAAACTACACAAGAATCGGACTATTTTCCGGTAAATGTACAACAATTCATCTCTTGGAAGGAGGGTTACTATGAATTTGAGGATATGTCCTTGGAGGAATTAATGCAAATTTTTACCCGATGGTACAATCTTAATATCGAGTTCGCAGACCCAAAAGTCAAAGAGATAAAATTCAGTGGACGATTGAAACGTTACGAGGATCTCCGTCCATTATTCGAGATGCTGGAATACACTCGTGACGTCAATTTCATCATTGCTGAAGACAAGATTATAATACAAAGAAAATAA
- the mutA gene encoding methylmalonyl-CoA mutase small subunit translates to MAENVNEKLFSEFAPNTTQEWKDKVIADLKGADFDKKLVWRTNEGFNVQPMYRLEDMKDLKNLECFPGEYPFVRGNKKNNNEWFVRQDIVVEDVAEANKKALDVLNKGVDSLGFVLTNCKNFTKADMATLLKDICLECIEINFVVCCNKVAILNMFKEYVAEKGFNPEKIQGGINIDPISKLVLEGKFCDPNPFSVVKATTESTAELKNFKTIEVGGYVFNNSGASIVQELGFSLAAGVEYLDKLTDAGMDVKDIAPRMRFHFATGSKYFMEIAKLRAARYLWAHIVKAYNPCCDCVCKMNIHAETSEWNKTVYDPNVNMLRTQTETMSATIGGVDSFTVHPYDYIYECHPSELGERVARNQQLLLKEESHFSKIVDPAGGSYYIEELTQFIAEAAWKLFLEVQEQGGMVKALESGFVQAAVKATAQKRDQDIANRKENFLGTNQFPNFNEKMDKELCACILEPEDKTAPDAVVETLKPYRGTQAFEAMRIRTDLFAKEQGRRPVVYMFPMGNLAMRKARAQFACNFFACAGFQVMDNNGFKTVEEGAKACMDNKADIVVICSSDDEYATIAPEVYAAMKDKAIIVVAGNPECRPQLEEIGIKNYVHVKCNVLEDLKAYQQKLGIK, encoded by the coding sequence ATGGCAGAGAATGTAAACGAAAAGCTTTTCAGTGAATTTGCTCCCAACACCACCCAAGAGTGGAAGGACAAAGTCATTGCAGACCTAAAAGGGGCTGACTTCGATAAAAAGCTGGTTTGGAGAACAAACGAGGGATTCAACGTACAACCGATGTACCGGTTGGAAGATATGAAAGACCTCAAGAACTTAGAATGCTTCCCGGGAGAATATCCTTTCGTGAGAGGTAACAAGAAAAATAACAACGAATGGTTCGTTCGTCAGGACATCGTGGTAGAGGATGTGGCTGAGGCGAACAAGAAAGCGTTGGATGTTCTGAACAAGGGTGTTGACTCACTCGGATTCGTGCTTACAAATTGCAAGAACTTCACGAAAGCCGACATGGCCACCTTGTTGAAAGATATTTGCTTGGAATGTATCGAGATTAACTTCGTTGTATGCTGCAACAAGGTTGCCATCTTGAATATGTTCAAAGAGTACGTTGCAGAGAAAGGATTCAACCCTGAAAAAATACAGGGAGGTATCAATATCGATCCGATCAGCAAACTCGTTTTAGAAGGAAAATTCTGTGACCCGAACCCGTTCAGCGTGGTAAAGGCTACCACGGAGAGTACTGCCGAACTGAAAAACTTCAAAACCATTGAAGTGGGTGGATATGTTTTCAATAACTCAGGAGCATCCATCGTTCAGGAATTAGGTTTCAGCTTGGCTGCCGGAGTTGAATATCTTGACAAATTAACCGATGCAGGAATGGACGTGAAGGACATCGCTCCTCGTATGCGTTTCCACTTCGCTACCGGTTCTAAATATTTCATGGAAATTGCTAAATTAAGAGCAGCTCGTTACTTGTGGGCTCACATCGTGAAAGCTTATAATCCTTGCTGTGACTGCGTTTGCAAGATGAACATCCATGCAGAAACATCAGAATGGAACAAGACGGTATACGACCCGAACGTGAACATGCTCCGTACTCAAACGGAAACCATGTCCGCAACAATCGGTGGTGTTGACTCGTTCACGGTTCACCCGTACGACTATATCTACGAGTGCCATCCTTCAGAACTGGGAGAACGCGTGGCTCGTAACCAACAATTGTTATTGAAAGAAGAATCACACTTCAGCAAGATCGTTGACCCTGCCGGTGGTTCATATTATATCGAGGAATTAACCCAATTCATCGCCGAGGCTGCTTGGAAACTCTTCTTAGAAGTACAAGAACAAGGCGGTATGGTGAAAGCTCTTGAATCAGGATTCGTACAGGCTGCTGTGAAGGCTACCGCACAGAAGAGAGATCAAGACATCGCTAACCGGAAAGAAAACTTCTTGGGTACGAACCAATTCCCGAACTTCAACGAAAAAATGGATAAAGAGCTTTGTGCTTGCATCCTAGAGCCGGAAGACAAAACTGCTCCCGACGCTGTTGTTGAAACGTTGAAACCTTACCGTGGAACTCAAGCTTTCGAAGCTATGCGTATCAGAACTGACTTGTTTGCAAAAGAACAAGGTCGTCGCCCGGTAGTTTACATGTTCCCGATGGGTAATTTGGCTATGCGTAAAGCAAGAGCTCAATTCGCTTGTAACTTCTTCGCTTGTGCCGGATTCCAAGTAATGGATAACAACGGATTCAAGACTGTTGAAGAAGGTGCTAAAGCATGCATGGACAACAAGGCTGATATCGTGGTAATCTGTAGCTCGGATGACGAGTACGCTACCATTGCACCGGAAGTATATGCAGCAATGAAGGACAAAGCTATCATCGTTGTTGCCGGTAACCCGGAATGCAGACCCCAACTAGAAGAAATTGGCATCAAGAACTATGTTCACGTGAAATGTAACGTGCTGGAAGACTTGAAAGCATACCAACAAAAATTGGGAATTAAGTAA
- a CDS encoding L-threonylcarbamoyladenylate synthase: MNDEKLKEEVRKACEILKNGGIILYPTDTIWGIGCDATNEAAVKRVYELKHREDSKAMLVLLDDVGKLASYVEVPDVAYELLEVNDKPMTIIYPNAKNLAKNLIAQDRTIGIRITSEIFTKSLLYRFRKPIVSTSANISGEPSPRCFAEISDAVKTAVDYVVDFRQEETTNPAPSSIIKLGVGGEIQIIRK; the protein is encoded by the coding sequence ATGAATGATGAAAAGCTAAAGGAAGAAGTTCGCAAGGCTTGCGAAATTCTTAAAAATGGGGGGATAATTCTTTATCCCACGGACACGATATGGGGCATCGGGTGTGACGCCACGAACGAGGCTGCCGTGAAACGGGTGTACGAGCTGAAACACCGGGAAGATAGTAAGGCCATGTTGGTATTACTGGACGACGTGGGTAAGCTTGCATCCTACGTGGAGGTTCCGGACGTGGCTTACGAGCTGCTGGAAGTGAACGATAAACCCATGACAATCATTTATCCGAATGCGAAGAATCTGGCGAAGAATCTGATAGCACAAGATCGGACTATCGGCATTCGGATTACCTCTGAGATTTTCACGAAATCCTTGCTTTACCGTTTCCGTAAACCCATTGTCTCTACCTCTGCCAACATCAGTGGAGAACCTTCTCCCCGGTGTTTTGCCGAAATCAGTGATGCTGTGAAAACTGCTGTCGATTACGTGGTCGATTTCCGTCAGGAAGAAACAACGAATCCCGCACCCTCCAGTATTATCAAACTAGGTGTTGGCGGCGAAATTCAAATCATCAGAAAGTAA
- a CDS encoding RNA polymerase sigma-70 factor encodes MGGPHVIKKRGKQEEENFKILFRDYFVSMCVFANRYLEDGEMARDVVHDVFCGLWENPSELVDVANVKNYLYTSVKNRCLDVLRRENIHHRYVEWEQENEKEREEFFEIETLREDVYRLLDQAIQLLPERTREILLLKLQGLKNQEIADQLHISVNSVNTLKANAYKVLRDQLHDQYFLSLLFFLKKVCF; translated from the coding sequence ATGGGCGGTCCGCATGTAATAAAAAAAAGAGGTAAGCAAGAAGAAGAGAATTTTAAAATTCTTTTTCGGGATTACTTTGTTTCCATGTGTGTCTTTGCTAATCGTTACTTGGAGGATGGAGAGATGGCCCGAGACGTAGTTCATGATGTGTTTTGTGGACTATGGGAAAATCCATCGGAACTGGTGGATGTTGCCAACGTGAAAAACTATCTTTATACTAGCGTGAAGAATCGTTGTCTTGACGTGTTGCGTCGGGAGAATATCCATCATCGTTACGTGGAGTGGGAACAAGAAAATGAAAAAGAACGTGAAGAGTTTTTCGAGATAGAAACTCTACGTGAAGATGTTTACCGGTTACTGGATCAGGCCATACAATTATTGCCGGAACGTACTCGGGAGATTTTGTTGTTGAAGTTACAAGGCCTAAAGAATCAGGAGATAGCAGATCAATTGCATATTTCCGTGAATTCGGTAAACACGTTAAAGGCAAATGCTTACAAGGTATTAAGAGATCAATTGCATGATCAATATTTCCTTTCATTGTTATTTTTTTTGAAAAAAGTCTGTTTTTGA
- a CDS encoding fimbrillin family protein, whose amino-acid sequence MKKFILSILAIAAMTSCTKTSEDDVDPNAPVEIKLGGSITALSKAAVTDNTFTAQVASSETTGNYATPLWSGTNAGKITVSDGSVTFTQTEYYPNDGGTVYMKGFAPQAAINTGQVAYTISGKEDIMVTSEISGSRTDNTNKELTFNHLLTQLKFKLVAENADAITYWGSITSITVKDVEKDLVLNLNTGELTVAPTPNKGDLEVSEGFTSKELTTTPAENGYIMVLPSTTAYVLNIKTAENTQGVDVTISPVVTVKGTAHEITLTFKRSEIASSAKTTPWTTGDPGSGEVK is encoded by the coding sequence ATGAAAAAATTTATTCTATCAATTCTTGCCATAGCAGCTATGACAAGTTGTACTAAAACATCCGAAGATGACGTTGATCCTAATGCTCCGGTGGAGATTAAACTAGGAGGAAGTATAACGGCACTTTCAAAAGCGGCAGTTACAGATAATACATTTACCGCTCAAGTTGCATCTTCCGAAACAACAGGCAACTATGCGACACCCCTATGGAGCGGAACAAACGCTGGGAAAATAACGGTGAGTGATGGTTCTGTAACCTTCACCCAAACGGAATATTATCCTAACGATGGAGGAACCGTTTACATGAAAGGTTTTGCCCCACAAGCAGCAATTAATACAGGACAAGTTGCATACACTATTTCAGGGAAAGAGGACATTATGGTTACATCAGAAATTTCAGGAAGTAGAACAGACAACACCAATAAAGAGCTTACTTTTAACCACTTATTAACACAACTCAAATTCAAGTTAGTCGCAGAAAATGCCGACGCTATTACTTATTGGGGTTCCATCACATCAATAACCGTGAAAGACGTCGAAAAAGACCTAGTTCTTAATTTAAATACAGGAGAATTAACTGTAGCCCCAACTCCCAATAAAGGAGATTTAGAGGTAAGCGAAGGATTCACGTCAAAGGAACTAACAACAACACCTGCAGAAAATGGCTACATCATGGTTCTACCATCAACAACCGCATATGTCCTAAATATTAAAACGGCAGAAAACACACAAGGAGTTGATGTCACTATCTCACCAGTTGTTACGGTAAAAGGTACCGCACACGAAATCACTCTGACATTTAAAAGATCTGAAATCGCCAGTAGTGCAAAAACGACTCCATGGACAACAGGAGACCCGGGAAGTGGAGAAGTAAAATAA
- the tsaB gene encoding tRNA (adenosine(37)-N6)-threonylcarbamoyltransferase complex dimerization subunit type 1 TsaB: MALILNIDTSTDVCSVAIARDGNVIALKENDEGFNHSTLLGVYVDDLLKENNLTANDLDAVAVSMGPGSYTGLRIGVSLAKGICFGAGKPLIAVSTLAALANAVARREGEEAFYCPMIDARRMEVYTAIYDREGNVVRDIHAEVIEKNSFADLLSTRKVLFFGNGSDKVKEVLKHPNAVFINGVSTSAANMIGLAERYFEADKFEDVAYFEPFYLKDFVATVPKRKVL; encoded by the coding sequence ATGGCTCTTATTTTAAATATAGATACTTCAACAGATGTATGTTCCGTGGCGATAGCCCGGGATGGAAATGTGATTGCTTTAAAAGAGAATGACGAGGGATTTAATCATTCTACTTTACTGGGTGTGTACGTGGATGATTTATTAAAAGAGAATAACTTGACGGCGAATGATTTGGATGCCGTGGCCGTGAGTATGGGCCCTGGCTCCTACACGGGCTTGCGTATCGGGGTATCTTTAGCCAAAGGAATATGCTTTGGTGCCGGGAAACCTTTGATTGCTGTTAGTACATTGGCAGCATTGGCAAATGCCGTGGCCCGGAGAGAAGGCGAAGAAGCTTTTTATTGCCCGATGATTGATGCCCGTCGCATGGAAGTCTATACAGCAATATATGATCGGGAGGGAAATGTTGTACGGGATATTCATGCAGAAGTGATTGAAAAAAATTCTTTTGCCGATTTATTGTCTACCCGGAAAGTTTTGTTCTTTGGAAATGGGAGTGATAAGGTGAAAGAAGTCTTGAAACATCCGAATGCCGTGTTCATTAACGGGGTCTCGACTTCTGCAGCAAACATGATTGGGCTTGCTGAACGATACTTTGAAGCCGATAAATTTGAAGATGTAGCCTATTTTGAACCGTTTTATCTGAAAGATTTCGTGGCTACCGTGCCTAAACGGAAAGTTTTATAA
- a CDS encoding diaminopimelate dehydrogenase, translating into MKKIRAAIVGYGNIGSYVLEALQAAPDFEVAGVVRRDATNVPAELKDYVVVSDIAQIKDVDVAILCTPTRSVESYASKILAMGINTVDSFDIHTEISGLHKRLGEVAKKHGKVSVISAGWDPGSDSVVRALLEACAPKGITYTNFGPGMSMGHTVAVKAVEGVKAALSMTIPVGTGIHRRMVYVELKEGYDFKQVAEAIKTDPYFVHDETHVMQVECVDNLKDMGHGVNLVRKGVSGKTQNQLFEFDMKINNPALTGQILVATARASMKQQPGCYTLIEIPVIDMLYGDREELIRHLV; encoded by the coding sequence ATGAAGAAAATTAGAGCAGCCATCGTCGGGTATGGAAATATAGGTAGTTACGTGCTTGAGGCATTGCAAGCTGCCCCCGACTTTGAAGTAGCAGGAGTAGTACGCCGGGATGCGACGAACGTGCCGGCCGAATTGAAGGACTATGTTGTCGTGTCGGATATTGCTCAAATCAAGGATGTAGACGTGGCAATTTTGTGTACCCCAACCCGTAGTGTGGAGTCGTATGCCTCGAAAATACTGGCTATGGGGATTAACACGGTGGATAGTTTCGATATTCACACGGAGATTTCCGGTTTGCATAAACGTCTGGGAGAGGTTGCCAAAAAGCATGGGAAAGTATCTGTTATTTCCGCCGGATGGGATCCGGGAAGTGATTCTGTCGTTCGTGCCTTGCTAGAGGCTTGCGCCCCGAAAGGGATTACTTATACAAATTTTGGCCCCGGCATGAGCATGGGACACACGGTTGCCGTGAAAGCCGTTGAAGGCGTGAAAGCCGCGTTATCCATGACGATCCCGGTGGGAACGGGAATCCATCGCCGAATGGTGTACGTGGAGCTAAAAGAGGGGTATGATTTCAAACAAGTAGCCGAGGCAATCAAGACTGATCCTTATTTCGTGCATGATGAGACGCACGTGATGCAGGTGGAGTGTGTCGATAACCTGAAAGATATGGGCCATGGCGTGAATCTTGTGCGCAAGGGTGTTTCCGGCAAAACGCAGAACCAGTTGTTCGAATTTGACATGAAAATCAATAACCCGGCTTTAACGGGACAAATCCTCGTGGCAACGGCCCGTGCATCCATGAAACAACAACCGGGATGCTACACGTTGATCGAGATCCCGGTGATCGATATGCTGTACGGAGATCGGGAAGAGTTGATTAGGCATCTGGTATAA
- a CDS encoding RNA polymerase sigma-70 factor, whose product MNPSESILDLLKKDESGAFRLLFDRYYDNLLLYCYHILDDLETAEDIVQDCFVNLWNSKRLHSFSGDLDRFIFKMVKNQAFLFLREYKKRYNIQVSFSQESEISHYDTLDESSKEIELLYQTIDKLPEKCRKVFLMACLNDKTYQEVADELGTSINTVKTQMKTALKFLRENLQEELFFTLLLFFNRKRLISYHPFSSF is encoded by the coding sequence ATGAATCCGTCAGAATCCATATTAGATTTACTCAAAAAAGACGAAAGCGGTGCATTCCGACTTCTTTTTGACCGGTACTATGATAATCTATTATTATATTGTTATCATATATTGGATGATTTGGAAACAGCCGAAGACATTGTACAGGATTGTTTCGTCAACCTGTGGAATAGCAAGCGCCTTCATTCATTCTCGGGCGATCTGGACCGATTCATTTTCAAAATGGTTAAAAATCAAGCTTTCCTTTTTCTCCGGGAATACAAGAAAAGATACAATATACAAGTTTCATTCTCCCAAGAAAGTGAAATCTCTCATTATGACACGCTTGACGAGTCCTCCAAAGAGATCGAATTATTATACCAAACAATAGACAAGCTCCCCGAAAAATGCCGGAAAGTCTTCCTCATGGCCTGTCTGAATGACAAAACCTACCAAGAAGTGGCCGATGAACTAGGCACAAGCATTAATACCGTGAAGACTCAAATGAAGACAGCACTCAAATTTTTACGGGAAAACTTACAAGAAGAATTGTTTTTTACGCTTTTACTTTTTTTTAACAGAAAAAGATTAATTTCTTATCACCCTTTTTCTTCCTTTTAG
- a CDS encoding AraC family transcriptional regulator — protein MMNDSISSPIFWMYFSYVLSFIIPLFCGLTLLTVKGAVPSEQAGMHPRRLLGIIFTFSGLIFIPNMIQDIHKYITGELGLPIFDIAINLFLVPLYFFYFRKLTKPEKLTSRRIWPHLMPGISVLITSFFLSPLQEKVAGNGVFLNANLPLIIFRCASLILQAIMITIYTLRILHLKREHMQRLEENYSFMEDIDLHWLNQAIPLAAFFAFVALFASCFQAIWSDYLFHISSILFTFYLFIHALNEPYICYTEQHAEIHEEEIISPNSCPEPPITAPTSETELSPVFPALPEKYLKNLGIKREKMKDELVHLFDEKEIYTNGNLTIADVAALLGTNRTYVSNVINNEFGFSFYQFVNKYRIQKATILLIQHPDMQIQEVASLSGFNSLSSFISSFKLNEGITPKQWKQRYVDIL, from the coding sequence ATGATGAATGACAGTATATCTTCTCCAATATTTTGGATGTATTTTTCGTACGTCCTTTCTTTTATCATTCCCCTATTTTGCGGCCTCACGCTATTAACGGTCAAAGGGGCCGTCCCTAGCGAACAAGCTGGAATGCATCCGCGGCGGCTACTGGGAATTATTTTCACATTCTCGGGGTTGATCTTCATCCCGAACATGATACAAGATATCCATAAATATATCACGGGTGAACTGGGCTTACCGATCTTTGATATTGCCATTAATTTGTTCCTGGTTCCCCTGTATTTTTTCTATTTCCGTAAGCTCACGAAACCGGAAAAACTGACATCTCGAAGAATCTGGCCACACTTGATGCCGGGAATTTCGGTGCTGATCACCAGTTTCTTTCTGTCCCCTCTGCAAGAAAAAGTTGCAGGAAACGGCGTGTTCTTAAACGCCAACTTACCTTTAATTATTTTCCGTTGCGCCAGCCTGATCCTTCAAGCCATCATGATCACGATATACACGCTTCGCATTCTGCATTTGAAACGAGAACACATGCAACGACTGGAAGAGAATTATTCATTCATGGAAGACATCGATTTACACTGGCTAAACCAAGCCATCCCTCTAGCTGCATTTTTCGCATTTGTAGCTCTTTTCGCATCTTGTTTTCAAGCCATCTGGAGCGATTATCTATTCCACATCAGTTCCATATTATTCACTTTTTACTTGTTTATCCACGCTCTCAACGAACCTTATATCTGTTACACGGAGCAACACGCGGAGATTCATGAAGAGGAAATCATTTCCCCTAATTCCTGCCCGGAACCACCCATTACCGCTCCCACAAGCGAAACGGAATTATCCCCTGTTTTTCCCGCCCTACCCGAGAAGTATTTGAAAAATCTCGGGATCAAAAGAGAAAAGATGAAAGATGAACTCGTCCACCTTTTCGATGAAAAAGAAATATACACCAACGGGAACCTGACCATAGCCGACGTCGCCGCCTTGCTGGGAACAAACCGCACGTACGTCTCGAACGTTATCAACAACGAGTTTGGTTTCAGTTTCTACCAGTTCGTCAACAAATATCGGATTCAAAAAGCCACCATTTTATTAATTCAACACCCGGATATGCAAATCCAGGAAGTAGCCAGCCTTTCCGGTTTCAACTCCCTTTCCTCGTTCATCTCCTCCTTCAAGCTCAACGAGGGCATCACCCCAAAACAATGGAAACAACGTTACGTGGACATCCTTTAA